A region from the Xenopus laevis strain J_2021 chromosome 4S, Xenopus_laevis_v10.1, whole genome shotgun sequence genome encodes:
- the c11orf58.S gene encoding small acidic protein, which translates to MSAREERYQRGSKRPAARRENESDNGSWEQADLGNEERKQKFLRLMGAGKKEHTGRLVIGDHKSTSHFRSGVEDKKISDQLEHQYQQSMDSSMSGRNRRHCGLGFSESETTQEKAPPPPPEHPPERESESESSNEVSSEEESESESVSEEETAADKQKPTKPNEKDSFPDSRDGKSNYKMLFVKSTGS; encoded by the exons ATGAGTGCGAGGGAGGAGAGGTACCAGCGGGGGAGCAAGAGACCCGCAGCCAGGAGGGAGAATGAG TCTGATAATGGCAGCTGGGAACAAGCTGACCTGGGGAATGAAGAAAGGAAGCAGAAATTCCTGCGGCTGATGGGAGCTGGGAAG AAAGAACACACTGGGCGTCTGGTGATCGGTGACCATAAATCCACATCGCATTTCCGGTCAG GGGTAGAGGATAAGAAAATAAGTGATCAGCTTGAGCACCAGTATCAACAGAGCATGGACAGCTCCATGTCGGGGAGGAACCGGAGACACTGTGGCCTCGGATTTAGTGAG agTGAAACCACACAAGAGAAAGCCCCACCGCCCCCTCCTGAGCACCCTCCTGAAAGAGAGAGCGAGTCCGAGTCCAGCAATGAGGTCTCTAGTGAGGAGGAGAGTGAGAGCGAGTCAGTTTCAGAGGAGGAGACCGCTGCAGACAAACAGAAGCcgacaaaaccaaatgaaaaggacAGTTTTCCAGACAGCAGAGATGGCAAGAGCAACTACAAAATGCTGTTTGTCAAGTCAACCGGCTCCTAA